Proteins encoded together in one Synergistota bacterium window:
- a CDS encoding CBS domain-containing protein: MKVKEIMDRDITAVTPDFTVGDLIEILVLHRVSGLPVVDDECNIIGFVSEKDIIEMALPGYAAYLRKISFIPDGLRIMIKNMKSIADKSVREIMKSPAIVVDQDATTLEVAHIMFKNNVRRLPVVKDGKLVGMVSRANLLFSFLEEGEES; the protein is encoded by the coding sequence GTGAAGGTTAAGGAGATAATGGACAGAGATATTACCGCGGTTACACCAGATTTCACGGTAGGCGACTTAATAGAGATACTTGTCCTTCATAGGGTCAGTGGGCTTCCTGTAGTAGATGATGAATGTAATATCATAGGTTTTGTTTCAGAAAAGGACATAATAGAGATGGCTCTTCCAGGGTATGCTGCTTATCTCCGTAAAATTTCTTTCATTCCAGATGGGTTAAGAATAATGATTAAAAACATGAAGTCTATAGCGGATAAAAGTGTCAGGGAGATAATGAAATCTCCTGCCATAGTTGTAGACCAAGATGCAACCACGTTAGAGGTGGCTCACATAATGTTCAAAAATAATGTTAGAAGACTCCCAGTTGTAAAGGATGGAAAACTCGTAGGCATGGTCAGCAGAGCAAATCTTCTTTTCAGCT
- a CDS encoding 1-phosphofructokinase family hexose kinase: MAVITITLNPAVDEKYRVKESKHRGWTRAVEVDRSAGGKGINVSRILKQLGHDSIVMGFIGGFTGELVRVEMEELEITSALCYIKGDTRIDTFITDLTGELQVGITEEGPVIRPQELRRFKRTYGRMLNRADFVYMGGSLPKGVPDDIYAELISEAKDRGKMTFLEAAGTPLLKGIEASPDFVKIDHRYVSEIYGHSIKELDDIIKAVREIEKKGSIKYIVIDYHESGDVFRTPEGYFLAELTEYKPVKILGGGDALVAAFIASLIEGMSLEESIIFSMATAYEELLHLEEGIRSREHVERLKPLVKLRRLE, translated from the coding sequence TTGGCAGTGATAACTATAACCCTTAATCCAGCGGTTGATGAGAAGTATCGTGTAAAAGAATCGAAGCATAGAGGGTGGACGCGCGCAGTCGAAGTAGATAGATCTGCTGGTGGAAAGGGAATAAACGTGAGTAGGATATTAAAGCAGCTTGGGCATGACAGCATCGTTATGGGTTTCATAGGCGGTTTTACTGGGGAGCTCGTTAGAGTTGAGATGGAGGAGTTGGAGATAACGTCTGCCTTATGTTATATAAAGGGTGACACGAGGATAGATACCTTTATAACGGATTTAACGGGGGAATTACAAGTTGGAATTACTGAGGAAGGTCCTGTTATAAGGCCTCAGGAGCTGAGGCGCTTTAAGAGAACCTACGGAAGAATGTTAAATCGTGCTGATTTTGTTTATATGGGTGGAAGTCTTCCTAAAGGGGTTCCAGATGATATTTATGCAGAACTGATCTCTGAAGCTAAAGACAGAGGGAAGATGACATTCTTAGAAGCTGCAGGTACCCCGCTTCTTAAGGGGATAGAAGCGTCTCCAGATTTCGTTAAGATAGATCACAGGTATGTGTCTGAAATATATGGACATAGCATAAAAGAGCTTGATGATATTATTAAAGCCGTGAGGGAGATAGAGAAAAAGGGGAGTATAAAGTATATAGTTATTGATTACCATGAATCCGGCGATGTCTTCAGAACGCCAGAAGGGTACTTTCTTGCGGAGCTTACGGAATATAAACCGGTTAAAATACTTGGAGGGGGAGACGCTTTGGTGGCAGCTTTTATAGCGAGTCTTATAGAGGGCATGAGTCTTGAGGAAAGCATAATCTTCTCAATGGCTACAGCGTATGAAGAGCTATTACACTTGGAGGAGGGAATAAGAAGCAGGGAGCATGTTGAGAGGCTTAAGCCTCTTGTGAAACTGCGCCGTTTGGAATAG